The following DNA comes from Sorex araneus isolate mSorAra2 chromosome 5, mSorAra2.pri, whole genome shotgun sequence.
GGATGGTGTGTTCTCAACCCAGTGGGGCCCTGCTCCAAGCCCCTACCCTGAGTGTCACTCCCCTCAGGATATCCCAGGGCTGCAGAACCAGCAAGAAAATCTGGAACAGCCATTCCTGAGTGTCTTCAAGAAGGGTCGGCGGAGAGTGCCTGTGAGGAGTCTGGGCAAGGTCGTACACTATGCCAAGGTCCAGCTGCGGttccagcacagccaggtgggggcagagccaggtAGGGACCATCTGGGGAACCTGCCCTTGACCTCAGCCCAGCCAACATGCCCTGCTCTCCCCAGGAAGCCAGTGACTGCTACCTGGAGCTCTTCCCCGCTCACCTGTACTTCCAGGCCGTGGGTTCCGAAGGCCTCACTTTCCAGGTAGGAAACAGGGcagagggggaggcggggagaggaagaagccagCCTCgcctctgccctgtgccctgcaGGGCCTACTGCCGCTGACGGAGCTCAGTGTCTGCCCGCTGGAGGGGTCCGGAGAGCCTGCCTTCCAGATCACAGGTGAGTGGTCACTCCGCCCTGAGCCCAGGGACAGCAGTGGGCCCTGATGCTGAGGAGCCTTTCTTCCACTGGCCACACGGTCTGCCCAGCTGAGGGCAGGAGGAGTCTGAGGACACCAGGGCCCGTGCAGTGGCCACTGTTCCCTCCAGCGGGGCCTGGGGTCTGTGCCAGCCCTCTCTGCCTTCCCTGCAggccccctgcctgcacccctgctcGTGCTGTGCCCCAGCCATGCAGAGCTGGGCCGCTGGCTCTACCACCTGGAGAAGCAGATGGCCCTCCTGGGCGGGCTGCGGCGCTGCCACTCGGCCCCCCCGCAGGTCAGTGCTGGGAACCCCACacctctcctccccagcctcctccgCCTGCCCCTGACCCCCCTCTGCCAGGGCCCCCCTGAGGACGAGCTCCCCTGGACTCTGCAGCGCAGGCTCACCAGACTGCGGACAGTGTCGGGACGCCACAAGGTGGGCAGTGCCATCTGTGCTTCCAGAGTGAGGTTGCAGCATCTGCCCTCCCAGGTAGAGGAGAGGGCACACGGGAGACGGGAGGGCATGGGGCACCTGGAGGACAAGGGAGGACAGGGGACGTGGGGAGGACACAGGACACGGGGAGGACAAGGAGCACAGGAGCATAGGACACGGGACATGGGGAGGACCTGGGACCTGGGAGCATAGGACATGGGGAGGACGTGGGGCACGGGGGGACGTGGGGCACTGGGGGGGACATGGGGCATGGGGGAATGTGGGACAcgggggggggcgtggggcacAGGGGGCTTGGAGCTTGGGGGGATGTGGGGCATGGGGGGCCGTGGGGCACGGGGAGGACGTGGGgcacggggggctgggggagggacgtGGGgcacggggggctgggggagggacgtGGGGCACagggggcttggggcttggggtaGACGTGGGGCACGTGGGGGGTGTGGGGCATGGGGGGCACGGGGGGCGTGGGGCACGGGGAGGACGTGGGGCACGTGGGGGTGTGGGGcatggggggcgtgggggggcgtggggggcggggggcggggggcacggggAGGTCGGGATACAAGGAGGACATGTCCCATGTTCTTCCTATGTCCCATGTTCTCCCTCTGTCCTATGTCCCATGTCCTCCCTGTGTCTCATGTCCTTCCCATGGCATGAGGGCATGGGACATGGGGAGGACATGGGGCCATAAGGAGACATGGGACATGGGAGAACATGGGGCATGGGAGACTTGGGGCACAGGGGGCATGGGGACACGGAGAAGACATGAGACCTGGGGTGAGGACGCTGGGACACTGGGCCCAGGGACGTGGCCCCAGGTGACAGGGGAAGGTGCTGGCAGCAGGTGCAGTGGACTCCGGGTGCCGACTGTGAGCCGCCCATGCCCTTTGCCCCCAGGAGCAGTGTGACCGGCTGCTGCTCCTGTACCCGACCTCCCTGGCCATCTTCTCCGAGGAAGCTGACGGGCTTTGCTTCAAGGTGAGGCCTCGCTGCAGACCTGCCCTGGGAGACTCCCTtagcagggcggggtgggggcagcagctcAGCATGAACCTGTCTGTCAGGCTGGGATGTGACAGAGCAAGTTGGTTCCTCCCACACTCCCCTGGTCAGTGTGTTCTCAGCCCTGAGGCAGGCGAGGTGCCATCTCGGAGCACCCGCCCCCACCAGTCTTGTCTCCTCAAGGACCTCCCTCCTGGGTGTCCCATCGTGgaggaccctcccctcccccctgtccAGTCTCTTCAAGACTCCTCCCCCCATAAGTGGTCTCAAGGACCCTCCCCCCTGGGTGACCCATCTTGGAGGACCCTCCCCACTGGGTGTCCCATctcagagcccctggcagccatcATGGGGCATGGTCTGGAGCAGAATGACCCCAGAGTGCATCTCTGCTGCCCCATCCCTGTTCTGAGAGGCCCATACCTCTCAGTGGGAGTCTTCCTGGCATACGCGGGACATATGCCTAGGTGCGTATCttatttgtatgtgtatacatgccTGTGTACACTCATCACACAAGTGCCTGTGTGTCCGTGTATGTGGGGACATGTGTATGTCCACGggggatgtgtgcatgtgtgtccgtgCACGTCCATGGGTGTaagcacatgtgtacatgtgtgcatgtccatGGGTTTGAGGACACGTGTGCACGTCCatgagtgtgagtgcatgtgtacatgtctgtgggTGTGAGGACATGTATACATGCATTCATGTACTTCCTGGGGCTGTGCACTGGTGCGTGCATGATTTGCACCCTGTcggtgcatgtgtatgtgtgagggtgAGCGTGTATTGAGCATGCCCAGCCCTGAGCTTCATTTGCCTGCACTTGGCAGGGAGAGCTGCCGCTTAGTGCTGTCCACATCAAcctggaagagaaggagaaacagaTCCGCTCTTTCCTGATTGAAGGTGACCGTGAGGGCCTGGGCCAGGAGGGGGCCCGGCTGCTCCCTGGGGCTCTGCGGGGAGAAACTGCAGCCAGCCTCTCACAGGGTTTGTGTGCCAGGCCCCCTCATCAACACCATCCGAGTGGTGTGTGCCAGCTACGAGGATTACAGCCGCTGGCTTCTGTGCCTGCAGGCAGTGACCGGCCCCCAGGGCTTCCCAGGGCTCCAGGCACCCACACAGGTGAGGACCAGCAGGGGACGCTGTCCACAGCTCCAGGCACGGGCAGAGGGCAAGCCCGGGTGGGCAGTGTGGGCGGGGCCACTATCCTGCTCATCTCGGCACTGGCACCCTGGCTGCCCAGATCAGGGGTGGTGGCCGAAGCTCGCTCTCCTCAGATGGACGAACCAGCTGGGACTCAGGGTGCCCGGCACCCCCGTCCACCCACACAAGCCAGTCTCTCCCTGAATCCTTGGTGGTATCCCCTGTGAGCTGCCCTGCACAGACTCCACCTGTGAGTACCAGGTTCCTGCCGAGGAAGGTTCTGAGGGCAGGGGAGGCTCTGTCCGGTCACCCCACCCCTGGGGTCTGGTTCCTGTGTGGCGGCCATGTACCCCCAGAGCAGGAGAGGATTCTGAGGACGTCTGGGAATTTGGTCCCCACAGGAGGGGGACAGCACCAGCAAACACAAGTTGGAGTTGAGACGGAGCGGCAGCACTCGGTCCCCCAGGAGCAAGGCCCGAGGAGAGAGGCCTGGTCCAACCAGCCCCCTGCACCTCGACCTGACCAAGGTGGGCCCAGGCAGCTGACCTGCCCTTGACTGGCCTGCCCTCCTGCACTCCGGGACCCCCAGGCCTTTTCCCTAGCCCCAGGAGCCCTGTCTCTCCTATCCCTTGTCCACAGCTTAGCCTGGAAGGCAGCCCTGAGGCCCCAGACCCTTCTCTGGAGACCCCACACTCCCCGCTGTATGCTGACCCCTACACACCACCCGCCACCTCCCACCACAAGGTCACAGATGTTCGGGGCCTGGACGAGGTCAGTCCCCGCCTGGGCGTCAGGAAGGGAGCTGCTGGGACCTGGGCCGAGGTCAGGGCTTGGGACGTCCTCACTCCGCCTGCAGCACACCCTGCATCTGAAGTCGGGCCCTGGCCGAGTTGAGGGGCTCAGGAGGCCTCAGTCCCACGTTCTCCGACAGTTCCTCAGCGCCATGCAGAGCTCGCTGCGGTCCGAGCCCGCGAGCTCATTCCCCTCGATCCCTGTGTCGGTGCCCGTGTCAGACGCCGGCTGTGGACTGTCCAAGAAGGGGACCCTGGTGTCGCGGGCCTCCCCACGGCATCGAGGTCGGGCCCCACCACCGCCAGACTCCCCGCAGCTTGTGAGTTGAAGCCCATCCCGCCCCGCGCCTTTGTGTGGCCTAGACTGAAAGCAAGAGACCTGGAAATGGGGGTGCAGTGAGAAGATGAGGCGGGAGGGAGCtggctgcccctcaccccctggGGCTCTAAGGCTGCTCGGTTGGACCCCCAGGTCTCCCCTGCGAAGGACGGTTCTCCTCTCCCCGTGCCTCCTCCTGCCGGTGAGTGAGGCCTGCCTCTTTCTGGGGGGCCCAGACGCTGCTTCCCGCAGACAGAAgcacctctgccctcccccacagaTGGCCGTGCCCCCAGGAGCTACAACCTCTGGGACAAGGCCCCATCCCCCTGCCGGCAGCGGTGGCCCCGGTTCAGTGTGCCTGAGACTGAGGGGGGGCCCTTGCACTGGATCTGAGCCCCAGCAGGGCGGCACCTGCCAGCACCCACCCTGGAGGGCTGGCACAGGTGTGGCTAGCCTGTACCCCACCCAGTGCCAAGTCGGGAACCCTGGATTTGGGAAGCCCAGGGTTCCAGAGGGGCCCGAGGGAACTGTCACCCTGAGGAGCcagactccagcccctgctccagaAGGAATGGGGGGCTGGGATCTGACTGGGTCTTCACCTGGGAGTGGGGGTAGCACAGCTGTGAAGCCAAGGGTATGAAGGTCAGAGGTCAGAAGGTCAGATGTCATGGACGGGGAGGGTGTCTTAGCAAGTGTGGGGCAGGTGAAGAGGAACTGAACTAAAGAAGTGGCAGCAAAAGTTTATTGGTGTGTGTGTCCACTGTGTGCTCAGGACCGAGTGCCTGCCGCCTCAGGCTGAATGCCCGCCCACAGTCAGCTGGGCAGCCCGTCCCGCCAACACCTGCTCAGTTCTGACTAGGCCTGCCCTGTTCTGCCTTGCACCTCACTTAGCTTTCCCAGAGGAGGGCCTTGAGACTCTGTCCCACAGCTCCCCACATTGCTGCCCACTGCCTCAGAGGCGGGgcccctcacccacccagccCACCCTTTCTTCAGCCCCTGCCCAGGTTCTTGGGGCCTCTGCTTTCCAacatccctctctgcctctcctccccagccAACCAGGAACCCAGTTAGCAGACAGGCCACACACCAGCAGTTCGCTGGAGAAAGTGCATCCATCCCCAGCGCCACATGGCTGCGGGGCCACCCTCCCACCAGCACCTGCTCTCACCTACCCGCAGACTCGCCTCCCCCTTCCTCGCTGTGCTCTGCAGACTCGGCCTTGGCAGCCGCTGTCCGGACACTCAAGTGAGCCCAAGGCAGCCAGCATGATGCTAGCTCCGTCCACGATGTTGCAGGAAACAGGGTGCGGGGCAGGACAGGGGGCAGAGCttgtcctgagcaccagtggctgCTTGTCCCACATCATCCTGGGCTGGACGAGGAAGGAGCCTCctaggagctggggctggggcttcTGCTGCGGCGGGGGCTGCGGTGCCTGCGCCCCACATGCCGGCGGAAGTAGCGGATGGCTGAGACGGTGCCGAGGTTGGCCAGCAGGACTGTGGGAAAGTCACGAGGCCTCCTGAGCTCTGGCTTCCCAGGCTACCCtgacctcctgccctccccccccacggCCCAGCCGTCCAGGCCCAGTAGCCGGTGGCGGCCGAGCAAGCAGtggcttctccagagagaagtCCAGTGCCCTCACACCTGCCCTTGGCCCGGATGGGGTGAGACTGGACACCTGCCCTCTGGCTGGCTGCTGggcaccagcccctccccagggcttCCCCTGCCTTCCAGCCCCCAGGGTCCCACCTGTTTTCCAGGCATCGGGGTTGTGCAGATCTGACGTCCTCACAGCCCAGGAGGCAAAGGCTACAAACACCAGGCACATGTCCTTCTGGCTGAAGTTAAACGAAGTGAGAGGACCCCAGGGCTCCCCTAGAAAGAGAAGCAGCATTCCGAGCTCCGCCTGTGTCCTCGGACATGCTGCAGTATGCACCTGTCCGGGGACTGTCTgagcccaggccccagcccctctgccacgGTGTGTATCTGCAGCCTCCAGCATCAGACATGTGATCTCTGGGCCACTATTACCTGGGTCATAAACATCTTCTGAGAAAACATGAGGTGGGGTCGAGTGAGTACCTGACCTACCCGCCATGAGGTCAGAGCAGGAACTGCCCAGCCCTCTCCTGCGGGGGGCTGGGATTATCTAACTCAGCACAGGGCAGAGGTCAGTTCCAATTCAGGTTCTTGAGGGCCACCGTGCGTGGCGGCCTGCACACCTAACCCTTGACTGTGCCCAGAATGACTGGAACCCTTCTTCCCTCcgtcctcctttcctccctcccatcccctttgctcctcctcccctctccctccctcctccctcctccctcctatttccttccctccctccctccctctctcccttcttccctccctcccttcctccctccttgctcccccttccttccttcctcccttccttcctgccttcctccttcctcctcctattcctcctccccctccctccctcctggctcccccttcctcccttccttcttcccttcctgccttcctccttcctcccttctcctacctccatccttccttccccttccttcctccctctccctcttgtcCCCCGCAACCCTCCTGGCTGAGCTCTACACACAGTGCGTCCTCAGGCACTGGGCAATCACTGGGGTCCACACAGCACCTACCTGTTTGCCTGAGTGCCAGCTGGGGCTGCTTAGTGGCAGCACACTGGGGTTCCTGGGAGCAGCCAGGCCCCACTTTCCGGGACGGTGCCTCAGGGAGCGACTCTTTGCCTGTGGCCTGCAGCTGGAGGACTGCCGGCTCCAATGTGCTTCTTGGCTGATTCTCTCTGACGAAGTGCTCATAGGTCTCAGGGGTAGTGATGGGTGCAGGGTCCTTCATGGGGGCTGGGAAGCCTGGTACGGGCTCCTTCCCGGGTGCTGAGGCTTGGGTGCCCCCTTTGAGCCCTGCCCTCTGGGTTTGTCTGTCTCTGAAGAAGAACTCACACACATCCGGCCACTGAACTTCAGTGGGAATTTCTGAGGCCTCCTCagcctcttcttcttcctcttcaatgGTGTCACAGAAAAAAAACTCGTAGGCTTCAGGGAGGGTCACCACAAAGGAGCTCCGAGGTCCAGACCCCGCTGAAGCAGAGGGGGCGGGTGGAGGCAAGTGCTTAAGGATCCGAGGCTGGGGGGGGCGAGACCCAACGGCCACGGCATCCCAGGCTCcaggccccccgcagccccctgcCACTGTCCTGAGGGCGGGGGGCCAGGTTGTGGCAGGTGAAGGGGGCGCCGGGGCCCCTCCTGAGCCTGGCTCCTCGGGGCAGGAAGGTGGCACGGAGAACCGCACTTTCTTCCTCCTGGGCACTGGGGCAGGACCAGCAGGGGCGCCTTCTGGGGATTTGCCTCTGGGGTTTTCCTGGGGCCACCCTGAAGCCACAGCAGGGCTCAGACCCAGCTCACTCACAGGGGCACTCTCCATGCCCAGAGCAGAAGGCCCACtctggggagtgggggcaggtgtGAGCAGGTCCACAGCAGGCGGAGCTGTAGGGGGTGCAGCCTTGGAGGCAAAGACAGATGAGTCCACCTCTTTTTCCACCACTGGGCTGGTTCTGCCCAAGTCTGTGTCCAGTCTAGGCTTGGAGGTGGGTATAGCCAGAGGAGTGTTGGGCTGAGGCTCGGAGGTGGGTGTAGACGGAGGTGTGTTGGGCTGAGGCTCGGAGGTGGGTATAGCCAGAGGTGTGTTGGGCTGAGGCTCGGAGGCAGGTGTAGACGGAGGTGTGTTGAGCTGAGGCTTAGAGACAAATGTAGAGAGATATGTGTCAGGTTGAATCTTGGAGGAGGGTGTAGACAGAGGCATATTGGGTTGAATCTCAGAGGCAGGTATAGACAAAGGCATGTTAGGCTGAGGCACAGAGGCAAGTGTAGACAAAGGTGTATCGAATTCAATCTTGGAGGGGGGTGTAGACAGAGATGTGTCGAGTTGAAGCTTGGAAATGGGTGTAGATGGAGGCGTGTCAGGTTGAATCTCGGAGGAGGGTGTAGATGAAGGTGTGTCAGGCTGAGATTTGGAGGCAGGTGTAGACGAAGGTGTGTCAGGCTGAGGCTTGGAGGCAGGTGTAGACTGAGGTGTGTTGAGATGAGGCTTAGATGTGGGTGTAGACGGAGGTGTGTCAGGCTGAGTCTTGGAGGTGAGTATAGACGGAGGTGTGTCGGGCTGAGGTTTGGAGGTGAGTGTAGACAGAGGTGTATCAGGCTGAGGCTTGGAGACAGGTGTAGACAGAGGTGTGTCGGGCTGAGTCTTGGAGGCAGGTGTAGACAGAGACGTGTCAGGCTGAGACTTGGAGGCGGGTGTGTCAGACTGAGTCTTGGAGGCAGGTGTAGACAGAGGCGTATTGGGCTGAGTCTCGGAGGCGGGTGTAGACAGAAGTGTGTTGAGGTGAGGCTTGGAGGCGGGTGTAGACAGAGGCGTATCGGGCTGAAGCTTGGAGGCGGGTGTAAACGGAGGTGTGTCAGGCTGAATCTTAGAGGCAGGTGTAGACAGAGATGTATCAGGTGGAGTCCTGGAGGCGGGTGTAGACAGAGGTGTGTCGGGCTGAGTCTTGGCGGCAGGTGTAGACGGAGGTGTGTTGAGGTGAAGCTTGGAGGTGGGTGTAGACAGAGGCGTATCCGGCTGAGTCTTAGAGGCATGTGTAGACAGAGGTGTGTCGGGCTGAGTCTTGGCGGCAGGTGTAGACAGAGGTGTATCGGGCTGAGGCTTGGAGGCGGGTGTAGACAGAGGCATATCGGGCTGAGGCTTGGAGGCGGGTGTAGACAGAGGCATATCGGGCTGAGGCTTGGAGGCGGGTGTAGACAGAGGTGTGTCGGGCTGAATCTTAGAGGCAGGTGTAGACAGAGGCATATTGGACTGAGTCCTGGAGGCGGGTGTAGACAGAGGTGTGTCGGGCTGAGTCTTGGTGGCAGGTGTAGACGGAGGTGTGTTAAGGTGAAGCTTGGAGGTGGGTGTAGACAGAGGCGTATTGGGCTGAGTCCTGGAGGTGGGTGTAGACAGAGGCGTATCGGGCTGAGTCTTGGAGGCGGGTGTAGACAGAGGTGTGTCTAACTTAGCCACTGAGCTATCCAGGCGACCCTCCAGGGCAGGTGAggattttgcatgtggctgggccCCAGAGGTCATTCTGAGCCGGTCTTGACCTTGCTTGGTGGGAGAGGCGGGTGTAGACAGATCCAAACTCTGTGTGGCCATCTGCTCAGGGGCCTCTGTAGAGTCTTGCCATGACTTTTCCTGCCTGGTGCCTGGGGTCCGCATTCCAACCGTAGCCAAgggtccctccccaggccctgggctcctgGACCTGGTGTTGGCTCCCAGGGGCGAGCTTGCCTGGGTGGGAGCAGATCCCGGGGTGCTGGAGCGGCACCCGGCCTTGGTGCCTGCAGAGCGCCTCTTCTTTCGGCTGGGGCTGCGTGTCGGGGCTCCAGGGCTGCTGGGGTGCCCCTGGGGCGCGGTGCTGCGGGCGGGGGCCTCTGAGCTCTGAGAAGTCCCTTcaggggggctgagggcaggaccCCGGGGGGCTGGCCCCTGCAGAAGTCGCTGCATCTCGGATCTGGAAGACCCAGGGAAGGACGAGTTCTGGCCAGAGCTAAGGGACAGCCAAGCTTCCGACTGTGTGGACGTGCTCGGCGTCTGCTGACTggcccccagggccagcccaggcTCACGCCAAGAACTGCTGACCAGCTGTCGGGTGACCGCCTTGTCCTCTTCCTCGAAGCcaggccagcccctccccgcaGGAGTAGACTGCCCCTTGAGATGAGGTGGGGGCCCAGGAGGACTACTGCCACTGCTGTCCCCTTGGTCAATGTCACTGGACAGGAGCTCGTCCCCGGAGGCCAGGCTGGCCTGCAGGAGGTCACACTCCTCAGCTGTGGCCAAGAACTCAGCCCAGTCCTGCTCGCTCAAATGGACGCTGTACTGGAAGTTCTCCATTTCGGGTCAGCACAGGCTCTTGGCTGGCACAGAGTGGGGTTTACAGGCCTGGCACACGCGGCCTCTACCCCGGCTGCCCCCTGGGGCGGCCCCCACCTTCTGGGCTCTGGGCCAGCTCTCCATCTTGGCcctggaaagaaggaaagagccgGAGGGCGtcacccccttcccccagctGCCCTCCCACCTTGGGCACCGCTGCCACATCTTAGGGGCCCTGAGGGCAGCTTCACAGAGCCAGTGACCGCCTCCCAAAATCAGACGCGGCTACAGCTGAGTGAGGCCGCCCAGGGCCAGCAGCACAGCCTGTGCTCCGAGTAGCCTCCAGCCCTCCCAGCTCCCCGCTGGCTGGCCCTCACCGCGCTCCCTGGGAGCAAGAGTCAGTCCTGGCCTGGCCCAGCGCCCCGCTGGCCATGGGGAAGGGCCACTGCCTCCAGCAGGTGACCAGCCTTGGGTGTGACCTGTCAGCTGGGTTCCCTTCAGGTTCACCAAGGTCAGAGGCTGCTCAGAGGTCGCCTAGCCCTGCCAGGGCCCGGTCAGCAGTTGCAGAGCGGAAGTGAGCTTCTCATCTCCTGCAGACTGTTGGCCACCTCAGGGCCCTGTCCCAGGCCTTCCCAGCTGTCCTGTCTCAGTGCGACCAGACCAGAGCCCTTAGTGGCCCCCCCAGTCTTTGGTCCACTCCACTGGACCTGGGGGAGCTTGCGGTCATGCAGCTGCTAAGACAAGAACCCTGAGACCAAGGCACCGTGTATCTCCGACTCCCGGAACTTGGCCCTTCTTTCTGATCCCCCGGAAGCCCTGTGGGGTGGCCTGTCTCTGGGGCTCctcagggtgggagagaggggctcACACCATCCTACCTGGGaccccagggccagctgggcaGCAGTGCTGAACGTCCGAGCAGCCTGTCCCAGAACGGCATGGTGCTGGGCTCCCCACAACAGGCTCCACCCACTGCCCAAAATACACCCCTGGTCACATGTCCCCTGCTAACACCAGTGTCCAGGCCACAAATAGATGGCCTTTGAGGGGGCCCAGCGAGGCCAAATCTCCTGGCAGGTCAGAGGCTACAGAGGGCCCTAGTCAGCAGGCAAAGCACATGGGTCCTTTCCTGAGCTGGAGCCTCTTGCTCCCGTGTCATGAGCTCTTTCCCGCCACCACACTGTGGACCCCTACTGCTCCCTACCGCCTGCCACAGGTTGAGCTCAGGGCCTCACTGCCAGCCTTCTCActctcagggtgggggtggggctgggattaTAAGCCTTGTCCCTGTTGtggccagcccccacccaggggcCCACGCAGAGGACACAGTTAAACAAAGATGTTccagtgctctttttttttttttgctttttgggtcatacctggctatgcacaggggttactcctggctctgcacttaggaatcacccatcacccctggcggtgctcaggggaccatatgggatgctgggaatcgaacccaggtcggccgcgtgcaaggcaaacgccctacccgctgtgctattgctccagcccctccagtgctCTTCTCTCTCAGGGATTCCCAGGGCTTGAAGAGCCCTGCACGAGTACCAGGACAGAGGCCGAGGGGCACATCTCCTGTGGTAATTCTCTCTCCACGTGAAGGGGGTTCTGGGGCCTCACTAGGGCTGGCCCGACACGAGTGTGAAGCTTGCTCCATCGTTCTCCGAGATTCAGACTGCTTCCAGCTTGCAGCTACTACAAATACTGATGCTGTGAACATTCCTTAACCTTTCTTCCTGTCTACCTTTTCCTcctccacacctggtgatgctcaggtgtactcctggctctgagctaagggatCACTACTGCCAGGaatcagggggccctatggggtgctggggatcgaccctgggctggccacgtgccaggcaaacacctttctctctgtactgtctttccagtcccatttttctttttcctttttctgttctcAGTGCCACGGCCTCACACGTGAGCGTGCTACAACTGAGCACGGCATTTCTTTTGCGAGACCTAAGTATGTGATCACAGAGGGCTGCTGGGTCGGAGGCTGTGCTCACCCAACTTTAAAAGATACTCCACAACTATTCCCTGAAGTGCCACAGTGctgtttttctctatttctgaTTGTCACTGGCGCCCTAAACGGAAATGTAGGGTAAAGGGCCAAAGGGGATAAGACTGCAGTCCCCAAAGCAGCCACCAGAGGGCATGGGGAACGCCAGGCGTGAGCCAGGCTCAGCTTCCCGCCCTAGGTTTTTGGACACACCTTGTGATGCttcttaggggttattcctggctctatactcaggaatcacgcctgacggtgctcaggtgaccatagggatgctggggaatcgaacccaggtcatccacgtgtaaggcaagtgccttaccctctgttctatcgctccagcttccatGTGGGAGCAGCTTTCAATGAGCAACTGTTACCTGCCAGTCTCAAAACCTGTACCCAAATTAAGGGCTTTTTACTTTCAATTGTCAAACTCACATATAGTAAGTTGCACATATTCAAAGTTTAAATTTGCTAAGTTCTCGTCTGCATGCAGACCCAGGAAGCTAGAGTGGACCTCCCGACACCCCAACAATTCCCCTAACCCTTGAtaacacccaccccctcccctcctcagacATCCACCAAAAGTGAGTAAAGTGGGGT
Coding sequences within:
- the PERM1 gene encoding PGC-1 and ERR-induced regulator in muscle protein 1 codes for the protein MENFQYSVHLSEQDWAEFLATAEECDLLQASLASGDELLSSDIDQGDSSGSSPPGPPPHLKGQSTPAGRGWPGFEEEDKAVTRQLVSSSWREPGLALGASQQTPSTSTQSEAWLSLSSGQNSSFPGSSRSEMQRLLQGPAPRGPALSPPEGTSQSSEAPARSTAPQGHPSSPGAPTRSPSRKKRRSAGTKAGCRSSTPGSAPTQASSPLGANTRSRSPGPGEGPLATVGMRTPGTRQEKSWQDSTEAPEQMATQSLDLSTPASPTKQGQDRLRMTSGAQPHAKSSPALEGRLDSSVAKLDTPLSTPASKTQPDTPLSTPTSRTQPNTPLSTPTSKLHLNTPPSTPATKTQPDTPLSTPASRTQSNMPLSTPASKIQPDTPLSTPASKPQPDMPLSTPASKPQPDMPLSTPASKPQPDTPLSTPAAKTQPDTPLSTHASKTQPDTPLSTPTSKLHLNTPPSTPAAKTQPDTPLSTPASRTPPDTSLSTPASKIQPDTPPFTPASKLQPDTPLSTPASKPHLNTLLSTPASETQPNTPLSTPASKTQSDTPASKSQPDTSLSTPASKTQPDTPLSTPVSKPQPDTPLSTLTSKPQPDTPPSILTSKTQPDTPPSTPTSKPHLNTPQSTPASKPQPDTPSSTPASKSQPDTPSSTPSSEIQPDTPPSTPISKLQLDTSLSTPPSKIEFDTPLSTLASVPQPNMPLSIPASEIQPNMPLSTPSSKIQPDTYLSTFVSKPQLNTPPSTPASEPQPNTPLAIPTSEPQPNTPPSTPTSEPQPNTPLAIPTSKPRLDTDLGRTSPVVEKEVDSSVFASKAAPPTAPPAVDLLTPAPTPQSGPSALGMESAPVSELGLSPAVASGWPQENPRGKSPEGAPAGPAPVPRRKKVRFSVPPSCPEEPGSGGAPAPPSPATTWPPALRTVAGGCGGPGAWDAVAVGSRPPQPRILKHLPPPAPSASAGSGPRSSFVVTLPEAYEFFFCDTIEEEEEEAEEASEIPTEVQWPDVCEFFFRDRQTQRAGLKGGTQASAPGKEPVPGFPAPMKDPAPITTPETYEHFVRENQPRSTLEPAVLQLQATGKESLPEAPSRKVGPGCSQEPQCAATKQPQLALRQTGEPWGPLTSFNFSQKDMCLVFVAFASWAVRTSDLHNPDAWKTVLLANLGTVSAIRYFRRHVGRRHRSPRRSRSPSPSS